From Blastochloris viridis, one genomic window encodes:
- a CDS encoding acyl-CoA thioesterase: MLVNRRTVRIEWAHCDIAAIVFYPRYFEMFDTSTHYLFEKAGWKKRELIRAFDIVGYPMVDTRAKFLVPSTAGDDVVIETNVTEFRNSSFDVEHKVFKPGPDGEVLAIEGFETRVWVAKHPDDPNRIKSRPIPEEVIRRLSATC; encoded by the coding sequence ATGCTCGTCAACCGCCGCACCGTCCGCATCGAATGGGCGCACTGCGACATCGCCGCCATCGTGTTTTATCCGCGCTATTTCGAGATGTTCGACACTTCGACCCATTATCTGTTCGAGAAGGCGGGCTGGAAGAAGCGCGAGTTGATCCGCGCCTTCGACATCGTCGGCTACCCGATGGTCGACACGCGGGCGAAATTCCTGGTGCCATCGACGGCGGGCGACGACGTCGTCATCGAGACAAATGTCACCGAGTTTCGCAATTCGAGCTTCGACGTCGAGCACAAGGTGTTCAAGCCCGGACCGGACGGCGAGGTGCTGGCGATCGAGGGGTTCGAGACGCGGGTGTGGGTGGCCAAGCACCCGGACGATCCCAATCGCATCAAGTCGCGGCCGATCCCCGAGGAGGTGATCCGGCGGCTGTCCGCGACCTGCTAG
- a CDS encoding thiolase family protein, whose translation MSTTEVGGAVTLAFDGVFVVDGARTPFVDYNGALAGVSPIDLGIKAGRAAIARAGVDPAEIGTVVAGNMAQASFDAYFLPRHVGIYCGVPIEVPAHLVQRICGSGIEAVSQAADAVALGRARVALAVGTESMSRNPVAAYTHRGGFRLGQIEFGDFLWESLLDTSCATTMGGTAENLAKRHGISREEVDAFAARSFARALAARADGFFEDEIVPVADETFERTGYNTRAIRLKVRGEPVREDSHVRPSPLEALAKIRPAFGGVQTGGNSSAVVDGAAAVVLASHDWVRAAGARPLARVVAAASVGVPPEIMGIGPVPAIRAVCAKAGVALAEVGRIEINEAFGAQVMACARELGLDEDKLNVNGGAIAIGHPLGATGVRLVVTVARELRRRGLKYGIASACIGGGQGIAMLVENPAV comes from the coding sequence ATGAGTACGACAGAAGTTGGGGGAGCGGTGACGCTCGCGTTCGACGGCGTGTTCGTCGTCGATGGCGCACGCACGCCGTTCGTCGATTACAACGGCGCGCTGGCCGGCGTGTCGCCGATCGATCTCGGCATCAAGGCCGGCCGCGCCGCCATTGCCCGTGCTGGGGTCGATCCGGCCGAGATCGGCACGGTGGTGGCCGGCAACATGGCGCAAGCCAGCTTTGATGCCTATTTTCTGCCGCGCCATGTCGGGATCTATTGCGGGGTGCCGATCGAGGTGCCGGCCCATCTGGTGCAGCGCATCTGCGGCTCCGGCATCGAGGCGGTATCGCAGGCGGCCGATGCGGTGGCGCTCGGCCGCGCCCGCGTCGCGCTCGCGGTCGGCACCGAGTCGATGAGCCGCAATCCGGTGGCGGCGTACACCCATCGCGGCGGCTTCCGGCTCGGCCAGATCGAGTTCGGCGACTTCTTGTGGGAGAGCCTGCTCGATACCTCCTGCGCCACCACCATGGGCGGCACTGCGGAGAATCTGGCGAAGCGACACGGCATCAGCCGCGAGGAGGTCGATGCCTTCGCCGCACGCTCGTTCGCGCGGGCGCTCGCGGCCCGAGCCGATGGCTTCTTCGAAGACGAGATCGTTCCGGTGGCCGACGAGACGTTCGAGCGCACTGGCTACAACACCCGCGCCATCCGCCTGAAGGTGAGGGGCGAGCCGGTGCGCGAGGACAGCCACGTGCGGCCATCGCCGCTTGAAGCGCTGGCGAAAATCCGCCCTGCGTTCGGAGGGGTGCAGACCGGCGGCAACTCCTCAGCGGTGGTCGACGGGGCGGCAGCAGTGGTGCTGGCCTCGCACGATTGGGTGCGTGCCGCCGGGGCGCGGCCGCTGGCCCGCGTCGTCGCCGCCGCCTCGGTGGGCGTGCCGCCGGAGATCATGGGCATCGGTCCGGTGCCGGCGATCCGCGCGGTGTGCGCGAAGGCGGGCGTCGCGCTCGCCGAAGTCGGCCGCATCGAGATCAACGAGGCGTTCGGCGCCCAGGTGATGGCGTGCGCGCGCGAGCTTGGCCTCGACGAAGACAAGCTCAACGTCAATGGCGGCGCGATTGCCATCGGTCATCCCTTGGGCGCCACCGGGGTGCGGCTGGTGGTGACGGTGGCGCGCGAACTGCGACGGCGCGGCCTGAAATACGGCATCGCGTCGGCCTGCATCGGCGGCGGCCAGGGCATCGCCATGCTGGTGGAAAACCCGGCAGTCTGA
- a CDS encoding SDR family NAD(P)-dependent oxidoreductase: MDIDGQVAVVTGGGSGLGRAAAEALAARGAKVAVVDRNAAAAEEVANAIAGLALAFDVADAIATETGLARVGAALGTPRILVNCAGIGVAKRVLGKEGPQPLADFEQVVRVNLIGSFNTLRLAAAEMAKLEPLAGGERGVVINTASVAAFEGQVGQAAYSASKGGIVAMTLPIARELAQFGIRVNVIAPGLFSTPLLRSLPEEVQASLAKSIPFPSRLGEPAEFAKLALHMVENSFLNGEVVRLDGALRLPPR, translated from the coding sequence ATGGACATCGACGGGCAGGTCGCCGTCGTCACCGGCGGCGGGTCGGGGCTGGGACGCGCGGCGGCGGAAGCGCTGGCGGCGCGCGGCGCCAAGGTCGCGGTGGTCGACCGCAACGCAGCGGCGGCCGAGGAGGTGGCGAATGCCATTGCAGGCTTGGCGCTGGCGTTCGACGTCGCGGATGCAATCGCGACCGAGACCGGCCTGGCGCGAGTTGGCGCGGCGCTCGGCACGCCGCGCATCCTCGTCAACTGCGCCGGTATCGGCGTCGCCAAGCGCGTGCTCGGCAAGGAGGGCCCGCAACCGCTGGCCGATTTCGAACAGGTGGTCCGCGTCAACCTGATCGGCTCGTTCAACACGCTGCGCCTCGCCGCGGCGGAGATGGCGAAGCTTGAGCCGCTGGCGGGCGGCGAACGCGGGGTGGTGATCAACACCGCCTCGGTCGCGGCATTCGAAGGGCAGGTCGGGCAGGCGGCCTATTCGGCCTCGAAGGGCGGCATTGTCGCGATGACGCTGCCGATCGCCCGCGAGCTGGCGCAATTCGGCATTCGCGTCAACGTCATCGCGCCCGGCCTGTTCTCGACGCCGCTGCTGCGCTCGCTGCCGGAGGAGGTGCAGGCATCGCTGGCAAAGTCGATTCCGTTTCCGTCTCGGCTCGGTGAGCCCGCGGAGTTCGCCAAACTCGCCCTCCACATGGTGGAGAATTCCTTTCTCAACGGCGAAGTGGTGCGCCTCGACGGCGCGCTTCGCCTGCCGCCGCGCTGA
- a CDS encoding feruloyl-CoA synthase has protein sequence MHAIIPATAPLRLFGKLDPVVESRPDGVIVVRSAKPLPHYSASLVDRLEHWAKVTPHRTFLAERDQSGGWRTLSYGAAFEQILHIGAALLARDLSEEEPVLILSGNGIDHALLSLAGMAVGVPTCPMSTAYSTLSQDLGKLTYALDLLTPRLVFASNGRVFGRALRKVKERGIEIVVSDDTATELGATPFASLLDRPISSAVVSARTQVGPDTIAKFLLTSGSTGFPKAVTNTQRMLCANQAMLAEALAFLKDEPPVLVDWLPWAHTFGSNHNFGIALYNGGTLYIDEGKPVAEGIAATIANLREIAPTIYFNVPKGFEALLPHLQDDLALRRHFFSRLKLLFYAGAGLSKPVWDAYRDLALDTAGRSVVFTTSLGSTETAPGALIGVRDADRPGIVGVPHRGVELKLVPNAGKLEARLRGPNITPGYWRRPDLTQAVFDAEGFYLMGDALRLAEPTNFAAGFEFDGRVAEDFKLATGTWVSVGPLRVDIIGKFDPLVRDAVVTGHDRDDVGMLVFPDEAETRKLAPHLEPDTPFAEVVVDQAVKDVFQERLAAIARDATGSSTRVTRIALLAEPPSIDLGEATDKGSLNQRAVLANRAKDVEALYAAETKPHVIRL, from the coding sequence ATGCACGCCATCATTCCGGCGACGGCACCTTTGCGCCTGTTCGGCAAGCTCGACCCCGTGGTGGAGAGCCGGCCCGACGGGGTCATCGTCGTCCGCTCGGCCAAGCCGCTGCCGCACTATTCCGCCTCGCTGGTCGATCGTCTCGAACACTGGGCCAAGGTGACGCCGCACCGCACCTTCCTCGCCGAGCGCGACCAAAGCGGTGGCTGGCGCACGCTGAGCTACGGCGCCGCCTTCGAGCAGATCCTGCACATCGGCGCCGCGCTGCTGGCACGCGATCTGTCGGAAGAGGAGCCGGTGCTGATCCTGTCGGGCAACGGCATCGACCACGCGCTGCTGTCGCTGGCCGGCATGGCGGTCGGCGTGCCGACCTGCCCGATGTCGACCGCCTATTCGACGTTGTCGCAGGACCTTGGCAAGCTCACCTACGCGCTCGACCTCTTGACACCGCGCCTGGTGTTTGCATCGAACGGACGGGTGTTCGGTCGCGCCTTGAGAAAGGTCAAGGAGCGCGGCATCGAGATCGTGGTGTCCGATGACACGGCGACTGAACTCGGCGCGACGCCGTTCGCGAGCCTGCTCGATCGACCGATCTCCTCGGCCGTGGTGTCGGCGCGCACCCAGGTCGGGCCTGACACCATCGCCAAGTTCCTGCTCACCTCGGGCTCGACCGGCTTTCCCAAGGCCGTCACCAACACCCAGCGCATGTTGTGCGCCAATCAGGCGATGCTGGCGGAAGCGCTGGCCTTTCTGAAGGACGAGCCGCCGGTCTTGGTCGACTGGCTGCCGTGGGCGCACACCTTCGGCTCCAACCACAATTTCGGCATCGCCCTTTACAACGGTGGCACGCTCTACATCGACGAGGGCAAACCGGTTGCGGAGGGCATTGCCGCCACCATCGCCAATTTGCGCGAGATCGCTCCCACCATCTATTTCAACGTGCCAAAAGGGTTCGAGGCGTTGCTGCCGCACCTGCAGGACGACCTCGCGCTGCGCCGGCATTTCTTCTCGCGCCTCAAGCTGCTGTTCTACGCTGGCGCGGGTCTCTCCAAGCCGGTGTGGGACGCCTATCGCGATCTGGCCCTCGACACCGCGGGGCGTTCGGTGGTGTTCACCACCTCGCTCGGCTCGACCGAGACCGCGCCCGGCGCCTTGATCGGCGTGCGCGATGCCGACCGTCCCGGCATCGTCGGCGTGCCGCACCGCGGCGTCGAACTCAAGCTGGTGCCGAACGCCGGCAAGCTGGAGGCGCGGCTGCGCGGCCCCAATATCACCCCCGGCTATTGGCGGCGTCCCGACCTCACCCAGGCGGTGTTCGACGCCGAGGGTTTTTATCTGATGGGCGATGCGCTCCGGCTCGCCGAGCCGACCAATTTCGCCGCCGGCTTCGAATTCGACGGCCGGGTTGCCGAGGACTTCAAGCTTGCCACCGGCACCTGGGTCAGCGTCGGTCCGCTCCGGGTCGACATCATCGGCAAGTTCGATCCCCTGGTGCGCGATGCCGTCGTCACCGGCCACGACCGCGACGACGTCGGCATGCTGGTGTTTCCGGACGAGGCCGAGACCCGCAAGCTGGCACCGCATCTGGAGCCCGACACGCCGTTCGCCGAGGTGGTGGTCGATCAAGCGGTAAAGGATGTGTTCCAGGAACGGCTGGCGGCGATCGCTCGCGACGCGACTGGCTCATCGACCCGCGTCACCCGCATCGCGCTGCTGGCAGAGCCGCCCTCGATCGACCTCGGCGAGGCGACCGACAAGGGCTCGCTCAACCAGCGCGCCGTGCTCGCCAACCGCGCCAAGGACGTCGAGGCGCTGTACGCCGCTGAGACCAAGCCGCACGTCATCAGGCTGTGA
- a CDS encoding crotonase/enoyl-CoA hydratase family protein, whose protein sequence is MAGDMSARKTASAAPAGGADVSGHGPLKLERRGEILVIGLDRQPKRNAINDETIAALDDCFSAIPDSVRAVVLHGHGPNFSAGLDLSELSERDVTAGVFHSRAWHRCFEKIEFGRVPVIAVLKGAVIGGGLELACAAHIRIAEPSAFFALPEGQRGIFVGGGGSVRLPRLIGVARMADMMLTGRTYAATDAVTLGIAQYLVEEGEGYSHALELAARVAANAPLTNFAVIQALPRIADADPRVGYLMEALVSAVAQGDIEAKNRVRDFLEKRAAKVARPA, encoded by the coding sequence ATGGCGGGGGATATGTCAGCGCGGAAGACGGCATCTGCCGCACCGGCCGGGGGCGCTGACGTCAGCGGTCATGGCCCGCTGAAGTTGGAGCGGCGGGGCGAGATCCTGGTCATCGGCCTTGATCGCCAGCCCAAGCGCAATGCCATCAATGATGAGACCATCGCGGCGTTGGACGACTGTTTTTCCGCGATCCCGGACAGCGTCCGCGCGGTGGTGCTGCACGGCCACGGTCCGAACTTCTCCGCGGGGCTCGATTTGTCCGAACTCTCCGAGCGCGATGTCACGGCGGGCGTGTTCCACTCCCGCGCCTGGCACCGCTGCTTCGAGAAGATCGAGTTCGGCCGCGTGCCGGTGATCGCGGTGCTGAAGGGCGCGGTGATTGGCGGCGGGCTCGAACTGGCCTGCGCCGCGCACATCCGCATCGCCGAGCCCTCAGCGTTCTTCGCGCTACCCGAAGGCCAGCGCGGCATTTTCGTCGGCGGCGGCGGCTCGGTCCGGCTGCCGCGGCTGATCGGGGTCGCCCGCATGGCGGACATGATGCTCACCGGCCGGACCTATGCGGCCACCGACGCCGTCACGCTCGGCATCGCGCAATATCTCGTCGAGGAGGGCGAGGGCTACTCGCACGCTCTGGAACTGGCGGCGCGGGTCGCCGCCAACGCGCCCCTCACCAATTTCGCGGTGATCCAGGCGCTGCCGCGCATCGCCGACGCCGATCCGCGCGTCGGCTACCTGATGGAGGCGCTGGTGTCAGCGGTCGCCCAGGGTGACATCGAAGCCAAGAACCGCGTGCGCGACTTCCTGGAGAAGCGCGCCGCCAAGGTGGCACGTCCGGCCTGA